A genomic segment from bacterium encodes:
- a CDS encoding baseplate J/gp47 family protein, producing MASVTKNSTYHFEKLKAAVKARVPGLIFRAWDPLTAWLDATSKRAAEVSAAIAQVRNDFFIDSAQGDMLRRRLETNEGIPRLLARGADDGLVTLSRQTPPNAPITFPVGAIRVAPPPDPSKPSADRPFYTNAQPLIIAPGATSWTVPFIASRGGTDTNMPVGIALQIITQSTQLDGAVVAEAFTNGTDDESDSAYRLRAKLEIRSRTKGTDDSLIAAALTAGAVVAYTVEDFTTPGAAPVTLYCADGNGLLPPALLAEVRRHLNGDRNANPPISAARAKGIWVDVKPIEGVTFNFSIKLVLQPWVTGTLVSQLREDVLGAVTTYVRSLNDPGANDRVMRINRIKDICLSFQGRGVIDVDNASFLPVSNFALAERQMAIMGGLTWL from the coding sequence ATGGCTTCAGTCACCAAGAACAGTACCTATCACTTCGAGAAACTCAAGGCTGCCGTCAAGGCGCGGGTCCCGGGCCTCATCTTCCGCGCCTGGGATCCGCTCACAGCCTGGCTAGACGCCACCTCTAAGCGAGCAGCAGAGGTGAGCGCGGCGATCGCCCAAGTCCGCAACGATTTCTTCATCGACTCCGCCCAGGGAGACATGCTGCGCCGGCGCCTCGAGACCAACGAGGGGATTCCCAGGCTCCTCGCGAGGGGGGCTGACGACGGCCTGGTGACGCTTTCGCGCCAGACGCCCCCGAACGCGCCGATCACCTTCCCGGTTGGTGCGATCAGGGTGGCGCCACCGCCCGATCCATCCAAGCCATCGGCTGATCGGCCCTTCTACACCAACGCCCAGCCTCTGATCATCGCACCGGGGGCCACGTCCTGGACGGTGCCCTTCATCGCCAGTCGCGGCGGGACGGACACCAACATGCCGGTCGGCATCGCCTTGCAGATCATCACCCAGTCCACGCAGCTCGATGGGGCCGTGGTCGCCGAGGCTTTCACCAATGGCACCGACGACGAGTCGGACAGCGCCTATCGCTTGCGTGCCAAGCTCGAAATTCGCTCGCGCACCAAGGGCACGGATGACTCCCTCATCGCGGCGGCACTCACGGCGGGAGCGGTGGTCGCCTACACCGTCGAAGACTTCACGACGCCCGGGGCTGCGCCCGTTACGCTGTATTGCGCCGATGGGAACGGCCTTCTGCCCCCCGCGCTCCTTGCCGAGGTGCGGCGGCATCTCAACGGCGATCGAAACGCCAACCCACCGATCTCTGCTGCGCGGGCCAAAGGAATCTGGGTGGACGTGAAGCCGATCGAGGGGGTGACCTTCAACTTCAGCATCAAGCTCGTTCTACAGCCTTGGGTCACGGGCACGCTCGTGAGCCAATTGCGAGAGGATGTCCTTGGCGCCGTGACCACTTACGTCCGGAGCCTCAACGATCCAGGCGCGAACGATCGGGTGATGCGGATCAACCGCATCAAGGATATCTGCCTGAGTTTCCAGGGGCGCGGCGTGATCGACGTGGATAACGCGAGTTTCTTGCCGGTGAGTAATTTTGCGCTGGCGGAGCGGCAGATGGCGATCATGGGGGGGCTCACATGGCTCTGA